Proteins encoded together in one Anopheles darlingi chromosome 3, idAnoDarlMG_H_01, whole genome shotgun sequence window:
- the LOC125956626 gene encoding methylglutaconyl-CoA hydratase, mitochondrial codes for MAVAMQITFLLKLSIPPNPPPKSCFDSTRGHNSSSVIPTLCNLVSLSPQSPETPVPRSHVHDLRLSRFNPSSEFVSMLIKTVATLAVRGSIAKRWCTASNPLRTFATSETPVVAPNQELQLTYLTEEDKQGIAVLGLNRPKARNSFSKSLVTQLLEAIDVLAHDKNVRVVILRSLVPGIFCAGADLKERATFTPQEVSRFVSKLRQMMVNIEQMPTPVVAAIDGAALGGGLEMALACDMRVVATNAKLGLVETKLGIIPGAGGTQRLPRILNPAIAKELIFTARQFSGEEAKALGIVNHAVQPNEAGDAAYRRAIELAMEIVPNGPVGVRMAKKAIDKGLQVDIGTGYAIEEACYAQVIPTKDRLEGLRAFAEKRKPNFIGE; via the coding sequence ATGGCAGTTGCTATGCAGATCACTTTCTTGCTCAAACTAAGCATCCCCCCAAATCCCCCTCCGAAGAGTTGTTTTGATTCGACCCGCGGCCACAACTCCAGCAGCGTGATACCGACCTTATGTAATCTCGTGTCTTTGTCGCCACAATCACCAGAAACACCAGTTCCGCGATCACACGTACACGATCTTCGTTTAAGCCGCTTTAATCCCAGTAGTGAATTCGTCAGTATGCTGATCAAAACGGTGGCCACGCTGGCCGTTCGCGGTTCGATCGCGAAACGGTGGTGTACGGCGTCGAATCCCCTGCGTACGTTCGCGACGTCGGAAACGCCAGTCGTTGCACCGAACCAGGAACTGCAGCTGACTTACCTGACCGAGGAGGACAAGCAGGGTATCGCGGTGCTCGGCCTGAACCGTCCGAAGGCACGCAACTCGTTCAGCAAATCGCTCGTGACCCAGCTGCTCGAGGCGATCGATGTGCTGGCGCACGATAAGAACGTGCGTGTCGTGATCCTGCGCAGTCTCGTGCCCGGTATCTTCTGTGCCGGGGCGGATCTGAAGGAACGTGCCACTTTCACGCCGCAGGAAGTGAGCCGCTTCGTCTCGAAACTGCGCCAAATGATGGTGAACATTGAGCAGATGCCGACACccgtggttgctgcgatcgatGGTGCTGCGCTGGGTGGTGGTCTCGAGATGGCATTGGCCTGCGATATGCGCGTAGTGGCAACCAACGCGAAGCTTGGACTGGTCGAAACGAAGCTGGGCATTATTCCGGGAGCCGGCGGTACTCAACGGTTGCCCCGCATTCTGAATCCGGCCATCGCCAAGGAGCTCATCTTTACGGCACGCCAGTTCAGTGGCGAGGAAGCGAAGGCCCTCGGCATCGTAAACCATGCGGTGCAACCGAACGAAGCAGGCGATGCCGCGTACCGGCGAGCGATCGAGTTGGCCATGGAAATCGTTCCAAACGGTCCGGTCGGTGTCCGGATGGCGAAGAAGGCGATCGATAAGGGACTGCAGGTGGACATTGGCACCGGGTACGCGATCGAGGAAGCGTGCTACGCTCAGGTCATCCCGACCAAGGATCGGCTCGAAGGATTGCGCGCCTTTGCCGAGAAGCGTAAGCCCAACTTTATCGGCGAATAG
- the LOC125956650 gene encoding signal peptidase complex subunit 3, with the protein MHTVMTRGNAILAYSLSVLSFLTFCCFASTFFYDYRTDAKINTVKVLVKNVPDFSASREKNDLGFITFDLGTDLNPLFNWNVKQLFLYLTAEYTTEQNALNQVVLWDKIILRGEHANLDFKNMNTKYYFWDDGNGLKGHQNVTLTLSWNIIPNAGLLPSVFAHGVHSFKFPEGYIASPV; encoded by the exons ATGCACACGGTTATGACCCGCGGAAACGCTATCCTGGCGTACTCGCTTAGTGTCCTGTCCTTCCttaccttctgctgcttcgccTCAACGTTCTTCTACGATTACCGAACGGACGCCAAGATTAACACGGTGAAAGTGTTGGT GAAAAACGTGCCGGATTTTAGTGCATCGCGGGAAAAGAATGATCTCGGATTCATCACGTTCGACCTGGGCACGGATCTGAACCCGCTGTTCAACTGGAACGTGAAGCAGCTCTTCCTGTATCTGACCGCGGAGTACACCACGGAACAGAACGCACTGAACCAGGTGGTGCTGTGGGACAAGATTATCCTGCGTGGCGAGCACGCAAATCTGGACTTCAAGAACATGAACACCAAGTATTACTTCTGGGATGATGGCAACGGTTTGAA GGGACACCAAAACGTTACGCTAACGCTCTCTTGGAACATCATTCCCAATGCTGGCCTACTGCCGAGTGTGTTCGCTCACGGTGTtcattcctttaagtttcccGAAGGCTACATCGCATCGCCGGTCTAG
- the LOC125956641 gene encoding phosphomannomutase produces MELKKEELLILFDVDGTLTQPRAAIEPEMKEFLYRDVLPRATLGVVGGSDLDKMCEQLNGQEFLTKFDYVFPENGLVQYEAGREVGKVSITQQLGEEPLKRFINFCLHYIADLEIPIKRGTFIEFRNGMLNVSPIGRNCSTEERQEFFAYDAVHNVRQQMIDRLRGEFSELDLTYSIGGQISFDVFPRGWDKTYCLRHVAKRKPEFREIHFFGDKTDPGGNDHEIYSHPQVIGHRVTSPSDTRAQLVELLRL; encoded by the coding sequence ATGGAGCTGAAAAAGGAGGAATTACTGATCCTGTTCGACGTAGACGGAACTCTCACGCAACCACGGGCCGCTATCGAGCCGGAAATGAAGGAGTTCCTGTACCGGGATGTGCTACCGCGGGCTACTCTCGGTGTGGTCGGTGGTTCGGATTTGGACAAAATGTGTGAACAGCTGAACGGGCAGGAGTTCCTGACTAAGTTCGATTACGTGTTCCCCGAGAATGGATTGGTGCAGTACGAGGCGGGCCGAGAGGTGGGCAAAGTGTCCATTACCCAGCAACTCGGCGAGGAACCGTTGAAGCGCTTCATCAACTTCTGCCTGCACTACATCGCCGATCTGGAGATCCCGATTAAACGGGGAACCTTCATCGAGTTCCGCAACGGAATGCTGAACGTGAGTCCGATCGGGCGCAACTGTTCGACGGAGGAACGGCAGGAGTTCTTCGCCTACGATGCGGTCCATAACGTGCGGCAGCagatgatcgatcggttgagGGGCGAGTTCAGCGAGCTGGACCTCACCTACAGCATCGGAGGCCAGATTAGCTTCGATGTGTTCCCACGGGGCTGGGACAAAACGTACTGCTTGCGTCACGTGGCCAAGCGAAAGCCGGAATTCCGAGAGATTCACTTCTTCGGCGACAAAACCGACCCGGGTGGTAACGACCACGAGATCTACAGCCATCCGCAGGTGATCGGCCACCGGGTAACGTCACCGAGCGATACGAGAGCCCAGCTGGTGGAACTGTTGCGACTGTGA